In Rhabdothermincola sediminis, the following are encoded in one genomic region:
- the rlmB gene encoding 23S rRNA (guanosine(2251)-2'-O)-methyltransferase RlmB: MPRRPRERGLGGEQVEGRQAVRELLVAGRRRVREVLVAADVEDLRPLQDLADLAMAEGIPVREISRRRLAAEARTEAPQGVIARAAPLAEVDLDELAVPTAGRTPFLVAVDGVTDPGNLGALLRSAECAGATGVVLPRHRAVHITPMVTKAAAGAVEHLSMALVGGLPAAILRLRELGVWVLGLDAAGDRPLFELPIRDEPVCLVLGAEGAGLSRLVRQRCDLVVRIPLLGNLASLNVAAAGTLACYEVARRRLATG; the protein is encoded by the coding sequence ATGCCGCGGCGCCCGCGTGAGCGGGGGCTGGGCGGTGAGCAGGTCGAGGGTCGCCAGGCGGTGCGCGAGCTGCTCGTGGCCGGGCGTCGTCGAGTGCGCGAGGTGCTCGTCGCGGCCGACGTCGAGGACCTCCGGCCCCTGCAGGACCTCGCGGACCTGGCCATGGCGGAGGGCATACCCGTGCGTGAGATCTCCCGCCGCCGGTTGGCCGCCGAAGCCCGTACCGAGGCCCCCCAGGGCGTCATCGCCCGCGCCGCACCCCTCGCCGAGGTCGACCTCGACGAGCTGGCGGTGCCGACCGCCGGCCGAACGCCGTTCCTGGTCGCGGTCGACGGGGTGACCGACCCCGGCAACCTCGGTGCGCTGCTCCGCTCCGCGGAGTGCGCCGGGGCTACCGGCGTGGTGTTGCCCCGGCATCGGGCGGTCCACATCACCCCCATGGTGACCAAGGCGGCCGCCGGGGCGGTTGAGCACCTCTCCATGGCGCTCGTCGGGGGGCTGCCGGCCGCCATCCTGCGGCTGCGCGAGCTGGGGGTGTGGGTGCTCGGGCTCGATGCGGCGGGTGATCGACCGCTGTTCGAGCTGCCCATCCGCGACGAACCGGTGTGCCTGGTCCTCGGGGCGGAAGGCGCCGGTCTGTCCCGCCTCGTCCGCCAGCGCTGCGACCTGGTCGTGCGCATCCCCCTGCTCGGGAACCTGGCCTCGCTCAACGTGGCCGCGGCCGGCACGCTCGCCTGCTACGAGGTGGCCCGCCGGCGACTCGCGACCGGCTGA
- a CDS encoding thiolase family protein, which produces MGEPVVEIAGVGLHPFGRFPDRSVTELGIHAVRAALNDAGITARPAFQAAFCGTAYAGVAAGHKVLAALALTGCPIVDVEAGCASGAAALMLADGAIRAGQYETVLVFGIEKMPKGIIRSTFFEPWREEVGLAATPAYFALRAQRLMRESALTKEDLAAVVVKNRANGAANPDAMFRTPVTAREVLGSRVVCEPLHLWMLCSPNEGAAAVVLRRAEGVSAHRSRVVVRAATLRSHLPGNVLGEATPLAGLIDDRDIPSPTTLAADAAHEESGVGPDEIDVVECQDTDAARELLAYEELRLCAPGEAGSLLASGEVHLGGRRPVNPSGGLLSKGEPLGASALGQVVELTLQLRGRAANQVDGARVALAHTVGRGANASVVILSR; this is translated from the coding sequence ATGGGCGAGCCGGTGGTCGAGATCGCAGGCGTGGGCCTGCATCCTTTCGGCCGCTTCCCCGACCGATCCGTCACCGAGCTCGGTATCCACGCCGTGCGGGCCGCGCTCAACGACGCCGGCATCACGGCGCGCCCTGCGTTCCAGGCCGCGTTCTGCGGCACCGCGTACGCGGGGGTCGCCGCCGGTCACAAGGTGCTCGCCGCCCTCGCCCTCACCGGGTGCCCCATCGTCGACGTCGAGGCCGGGTGCGCGTCGGGGGCGGCCGCGCTGATGCTCGCCGACGGCGCCATCCGAGCCGGGCAGTACGAGACGGTCCTCGTGTTCGGGATCGAGAAGATGCCCAAGGGCATCATCCGCTCGACGTTCTTCGAACCGTGGCGCGAAGAAGTTGGGTTGGCCGCGACGCCCGCCTACTTCGCGCTGCGGGCCCAGCGGTTGATGCGCGAGTCCGCGCTCACCAAGGAGGATCTGGCGGCGGTGGTGGTGAAGAACCGGGCGAACGGGGCAGCCAACCCCGACGCGATGTTCCGCACCCCGGTCACGGCCCGAGAGGTGCTCGGGTCGCGGGTGGTATGCGAGCCGCTGCACCTCTGGATGCTCTGCTCACCCAACGAGGGTGCGGCGGCGGTCGTGCTGCGACGTGCCGAGGGCGTCTCGGCCCACCGCTCTCGGGTTGTGGTGCGCGCCGCCACGCTGCGGTCGCACCTGCCGGGCAACGTGCTGGGGGAGGCGACACCGCTGGCCGGCCTGATCGACGACCGGGACATCCCCTCGCCGACCACGCTGGCCGCAGATGCGGCTCACGAGGAGAGCGGTGTCGGACCCGACGAGATCGACGTCGTCGAATGCCAGGACACCGATGCGGCCCGCGAGCTGCTCGCGTACGAGGAGCTCCGCCTGTGCGCCCCGGGCGAGGCGGGATCGCTGCTGGCCTCGGGGGAGGTGCACCTCGGCGGTCGCCGGCCGGTGAACCCCAGCGGCGGCCTGCTCTCCAAGGGCGAACCGCTGGGGGCGTCCGCGCTGGGGCAGGTGGTGGAGCTCACCCTCCAGCTCCGTGGTCGAGCCGCCAACCAGGTGGACGGCGCCCGTGTCGCGCTGGCCCACACGGTCGGGCGGGGCGCCAACGCGTCGGTGGTCATCCTCAGCCGCTGA
- a CDS encoding Zn-ribbon domain-containing OB-fold protein, translated as MTEVSIQPEFFLLDAGDGRPALVGTYCRSCARRSFPPSSTCSWCGNEQTDTVHLSRTGTLWGWTAVTAAPPGYRGPVPFGFGVVELPADGIRVVTRVAVADPDQLHHGQPVELVVDVVHTDEESGARVVSWAFAPAGHQEAR; from the coding sequence TTGACCGAGGTCTCCATACAACCGGAGTTCTTCCTGCTCGACGCCGGTGACGGGCGCCCGGCCCTCGTGGGCACGTACTGCCGATCCTGCGCGAGGCGGTCGTTCCCGCCATCGTCCACCTGCTCCTGGTGTGGCAACGAGCAGACCGACACGGTGCACCTCTCGCGGACCGGCACGCTGTGGGGCTGGACTGCGGTCACCGCCGCACCGCCCGGCTACCGGGGGCCGGTGCCGTTCGGCTTCGGCGTGGTCGAACTACCCGCCGACGGCATCCGCGTCGTCACCCGAGTCGCGGTGGCCGACCCGGACCAGCTCCACCATGGCCAACCCGTCGAGTTGGTCGTCGACGTGGTGCACACCGACGAGGAGAGCGGGGCGAGGGTCGTGTCGTGGGCCTTCGCCCCCGCCGGTCACCAGGAGGCGCGCTGA
- a CDS encoding DUF3263 domain-containing protein — protein MELTDRDRAILDFERSWWSESGPKEALIREKFELSATRYYQILNELLESDAAYDYDPLVVRRLRRLRDRRRRARHEGYQASEPPGR, from the coding sequence ATGGAACTCACCGATCGCGACCGGGCCATCCTCGACTTCGAACGATCCTGGTGGTCGGAGTCGGGTCCGAAGGAAGCCCTGATCCGTGAGAAGTTCGAGCTGTCGGCGACCCGCTACTACCAGATCCTCAACGAGCTGCTCGAGTCCGATGCCGCATACGACTACGACCCGCTCGTCGTGCGCCGGCTCCGCCGGCTCCGCGATCGCCGCCGCCGGGCCCGCCACGAGGGTTACCAGGCGAGCGAGCCGCCAGGGCGGTGA
- a CDS encoding LytR C-terminal domain-containing protein produces MTVPGGSASPPPADDDARATTVGAVLIGVAVLIGFLLLLKGLDQEGGVIETGSPARDTTTTTSTVPLPDQTTTTVAARAPSEVKVLVANASGATGVAGANKEKLVAAGYTSVETANAPSQSTSVVYFAPDWQIEAEAVARALGLGAGSVSAMPASPPVTLNGATVLVVIGSDKA; encoded by the coding sequence GTGACGGTGCCTGGAGGCTCCGCCTCCCCTCCGCCGGCCGATGACGATGCCCGAGCCACCACGGTCGGCGCGGTGCTCATCGGGGTGGCGGTGCTCATCGGGTTCCTGCTGCTGCTCAAGGGACTCGACCAGGAAGGTGGGGTGATCGAGACCGGTTCTCCCGCTCGGGACACGACCACCACCACCTCGACGGTTCCCCTCCCCGACCAGACCACCACGACGGTGGCGGCGCGAGCACCCTCCGAGGTCAAGGTGCTCGTCGCCAACGCCTCGGGGGCCACCGGTGTGGCCGGGGCGAACAAGGAGAAGCTCGTCGCGGCTGGCTACACGTCGGTGGAGACCGCGAACGCGCCCAGCCAATCCACGAGCGTCGTGTACTTCGCTCCGGACTGGCAGATCGAGGCGGAGGCCGTCGCCCGTGCCCTGGGTCTCGGTGCCGGTTCGGTGAGCGCCATGCCGGCGTCGCCCCCGGTAACCCTCAACGGTGCGACGGTCCTCGTCGTCATCGGGTCCGACAAGGCCTGA
- the otsB gene encoding trehalose-phosphatase yields the protein MSAGGVPIEALEPLVRNPATAGIFMDFDGTLSEIVSEPDEAIPLAGAVEVLDELASVYGRVGILSGRPVSFLEQFFPRSVLLAGLYGLETVYGGERRDHPLGGAWREVIDDVAAIARARGPAGMKVESKGLSLTLHYRTRPRLAPKVRAFAEQQALRSGLECRPARMSYELHPPIPADKGTALLELAEGLEAVCFIGDDLGDLHAFDALDTLAKEGQYTLRVAVHSNEEATELIDRADAVVDSPKAVLELAEYLRDSARR from the coding sequence GTGAGCGCCGGTGGCGTGCCGATCGAGGCCCTCGAGCCCCTGGTCCGCAACCCGGCCACCGCGGGCATCTTCATGGACTTCGACGGCACGCTGTCGGAGATCGTCAGCGAGCCCGACGAGGCCATCCCGCTGGCCGGCGCCGTCGAGGTGCTGGACGAGCTGGCATCGGTCTACGGCCGAGTCGGCATCCTGTCCGGGCGCCCGGTGTCGTTCCTCGAGCAGTTCTTCCCCCGCTCCGTGCTGTTGGCCGGCCTCTACGGGCTGGAGACCGTCTACGGCGGCGAGCGCCGCGACCACCCGCTCGGGGGCGCGTGGCGGGAGGTCATCGACGACGTGGCCGCCATCGCCCGAGCGCGGGGCCCGGCCGGGATGAAGGTGGAGTCGAAGGGCCTCTCACTCACCCTGCACTACCGCACCCGCCCCCGGCTGGCCCCCAAGGTGCGAGCCTTCGCCGAGCAGCAGGCGTTGCGCTCCGGACTGGAGTGCCGCCCGGCGCGCATGTCCTACGAGCTGCACCCCCCGATCCCCGCCGACAAGGGCACGGCACTGCTGGAGCTGGCCGAGGGCCTCGAAGCCGTGTGCTTCATCGGCGACGACTTGGGTGATCTCCATGCCTTCGACGCGCTGGACACGCTCGCCAAGGAAGGGCAGTACACCTTGCGCGTCGCGGTGCACAGCAACGAGGAGGCCACCGAACTGATCGACCGTGCCGACGCGGTGGTCGACAGCCCCAAGGCCGTGCTCGAGCTGGCGGAGTACCTGCGGGACTCAGCCCGCCGCTGA